A section of the Candidatus Zixiibacteriota bacterium genome encodes:
- the rpoZ gene encoding DNA-directed RNA polymerase subunit omega, with the protein MVKTAFSELDKVTKNRYEAVLLAAQRARQINSLRLAQLERMAEENVTIDGRKVTSLALQDLVAGKVKFRRRITE; encoded by the coding sequence ATGGTTAAGACGGCTTTTAGTGAATTGGATAAAGTGACCAAAAATCGTTATGAAGCAGTGCTTCTGGCCGCCCAGCGGGCGCGCCAGATAAACTCTCTCCGTCTGGCTCAGTTGGAGCGGATGGCCGAGGAAAATGTCACCATTGACGGCCGCAAGGTAACCAGCCTGGCGCTGCAGGATCTGGTGGCCGGAAAAGTCAAGTTCAGACGCCGCATCACCGAATAA